Proteins encoded by one window of Venturia canescens isolate UGA chromosome 2, ASM1945775v1, whole genome shotgun sequence:
- the mRpL44 gene encoding 39S ribosomal protein L44, mitochondrial isoform X2, giving the protein MNHLRCCSRCVLSGKRVTSLFYTGNGRWIARWMGPAIRELVKRQQRAGPQPESLRRHYLEWNEDAELYAFNSRLSERFEPGLLARAFTFNSYLVREAREQQKVGIESPIFESQDNSDLIEHGKKTGRRIVTAYLGAALPRAPQECIDALLDYLLSPAVVAKAASLIGTKDLILTAESPISEDTLSCTFFALVGALEQSPNVNSIHVVKFIRDFLIACLHEKEITAIWRPREPENVLDDILLRENLEEAEPRLIGQAGVHSLLAVYRVAFYSNQQFLGSGYGETIEEAKEAAAVDSLNRMFGLADFCKPIPYDLVMDANSEVETKNLPLARWCSENVNRLMNR; this is encoded by the exons atgaatcATTTACGGTGTTGTTCTCGTTGCGTATTGAGTGGTAAACGAGTGACAAGTCTTTTTTATACAG GCAACGGAAGATGGATCGCAAGATGGATGGGACCGGCTATAAGAGAATTGGTGAAACGCCAGCAGAGAGCAGGCCCGCAACCGGAATCATTAAGGAGGCATTATTTGGAATGGAACGAGGATGCCGAATTGTACGCTTTCAACAGCAGACTTTCCGAACGTTTCGAGCCTGGGCTTCTGGCTAGAGCTTTTACATTCAACTCTTATCTCGTTAGAGAAGCGCGTGAGCAGCAAAAAGTTGGAATAGAGTCACCGATATTCGAGTCGCAGGACAATTCGGACTTGATAGAACACGGCAAAAAAACTGGCAGACGAATTGTGACGGCCTATCTGGGAGCGGCTCTCCCTCGTGCCCCCCAAGAATGCATAGA CGCTCTGCTCGATTACCTACTTTCTCCGGCGGTTGTTGCAAAGGCGGCTTCCCTCATCGGCACCAAAGATCTCATCCTTACCGCC gaATCTCCGATTTCGGAGGATACTCTGTCTTGCACGTTTTTCGCCCTTGTCGGTGCTTTGGAGCAAAGTCCGAATGTCAATTCCATTCACGTTGTCAAGTTCATCCGTGATTTTTTGATAGCCTGTCTCCACGAAAAAGAAATCACCGCGATATGGCGTCCGAGAGAGCCCGAGAATGTACTCGATGATATTCTCTTGAGAGAAAATCTGGAGGAAGCCGAACCACGACTGATAGGCCAGGCAGGAGTGCACAGCTTGCTCGCTGTCTATCGCGTTGCTTTTTATTCTAACCAACAATTTTTGGGAAGCG GTTACGGCGAAACGATTGAGGAAGCGAAAGAGGCCGCTGCCGTCGATTCTTTGAACCGTATGTTTGGCCTGGCGGATTTCTGCAAACCGATACCTTATGATTTGGTGATGGACGCCAATTCCGAggttgaaacgaaaaatctcCCGCTCGCACGGTGGTGCAGCGAAAATGTAAATAGATTGATGAACCGGTAA
- the LOC122406980 gene encoding uncharacterized protein, producing MNSRLFDRVNKNRAKAASKRRRVRRAMANDDEKYENKDKHADENETQGRRISWRRGETVVPITPQMIRLAVKELHIRRVAVSSSLIANHLQKCYPITSDPEALKKELNDKLEDAVSVGLVVKCGPDAYCIPTLRHQANTRKTDFTRFWEKYQKRLLQIRPRSRAVTHTENREKKTKRPTERTE from the exons ATGAATAGTCGCTTATTTGATCGAGTGAATAAGAATCGAGCGAAAGCAGCGAGTAAGCGGCGGCGGGTACGACGAGCAATGGCCaacgatgatgaaaaatatgaaaataaggACAAACATGCGGATGAGAATGAAACGCAGGGAAGAAGAATATCGTGGAGGCGGGGGGAGACGGTGGTTCCTATAACACCGCAAATGATACGCCTAGCGGTGAAGGAGTTACATATAAGAAGAGTTGCGGTGAGTTCGTCTCTGATAGCGAATCACTTGCAAAAGTGTTATCCGATCACGTCTGACCCGGAAGCTCTGAAAAAAGAGCTCAATGACAAGCTCGAAGATGCTGTTTCCGTTGGTCTTGTAGTCAAGTGCGGACCCGACGCTTACTGTATTCCGACCCTGCGACATCAAGCCAATACTCGCAAGACCGACTTTACCAGATTTTGGGAAAAATATCAA AAACGTTTATTACAAATTCGTCCCCGCAGCAGAGCAGTAACTCATAcggaaaatcgagaaaaaaaaacgaaaagaccGACGGAACGCACCGAGTAA
- the mRpL44 gene encoding 39S ribosomal protein L44, mitochondrial isoform X1 — MNHLRCCSRCVLSGKRVTSLFYTAGNGRWIARWMGPAIRELVKRQQRAGPQPESLRRHYLEWNEDAELYAFNSRLSERFEPGLLARAFTFNSYLVREAREQQKVGIESPIFESQDNSDLIEHGKKTGRRIVTAYLGAALPRAPQECIDALLDYLLSPAVVAKAASLIGTKDLILTAESPISEDTLSCTFFALVGALEQSPNVNSIHVVKFIRDFLIACLHEKEITAIWRPREPENVLDDILLRENLEEAEPRLIGQAGVHSLLAVYRVAFYSNQQFLGSGYGETIEEAKEAAAVDSLNRMFGLADFCKPIPYDLVMDANSEVETKNLPLARWCSENVNRLMNR, encoded by the exons atgaatcATTTACGGTGTTGTTCTCGTTGCGTATTGAGTGGTAAACGAGTGACAAGTCTTTTTTATACAG CAGGCAACGGAAGATGGATCGCAAGATGGATGGGACCGGCTATAAGAGAATTGGTGAAACGCCAGCAGAGAGCAGGCCCGCAACCGGAATCATTAAGGAGGCATTATTTGGAATGGAACGAGGATGCCGAATTGTACGCTTTCAACAGCAGACTTTCCGAACGTTTCGAGCCTGGGCTTCTGGCTAGAGCTTTTACATTCAACTCTTATCTCGTTAGAGAAGCGCGTGAGCAGCAAAAAGTTGGAATAGAGTCACCGATATTCGAGTCGCAGGACAATTCGGACTTGATAGAACACGGCAAAAAAACTGGCAGACGAATTGTGACGGCCTATCTGGGAGCGGCTCTCCCTCGTGCCCCCCAAGAATGCATAGA CGCTCTGCTCGATTACCTACTTTCTCCGGCGGTTGTTGCAAAGGCGGCTTCCCTCATCGGCACCAAAGATCTCATCCTTACCGCC gaATCTCCGATTTCGGAGGATACTCTGTCTTGCACGTTTTTCGCCCTTGTCGGTGCTTTGGAGCAAAGTCCGAATGTCAATTCCATTCACGTTGTCAAGTTCATCCGTGATTTTTTGATAGCCTGTCTCCACGAAAAAGAAATCACCGCGATATGGCGTCCGAGAGAGCCCGAGAATGTACTCGATGATATTCTCTTGAGAGAAAATCTGGAGGAAGCCGAACCACGACTGATAGGCCAGGCAGGAGTGCACAGCTTGCTCGCTGTCTATCGCGTTGCTTTTTATTCTAACCAACAATTTTTGGGAAGCG GTTACGGCGAAACGATTGAGGAAGCGAAAGAGGCCGCTGCCGTCGATTCTTTGAACCGTATGTTTGGCCTGGCGGATTTCTGCAAACCGATACCTTATGATTTGGTGATGGACGCCAATTCCGAggttgaaacgaaaaatctcCCGCTCGCACGGTGGTGCAGCGAAAATGTAAATAGATTGATGAACCGGTAA